A window of Luteitalea sp. contains these coding sequences:
- a CDS encoding response regulator produces the protein MDADRRRGHRRRAAAGMEPARRDRYRSSQLGVAPRRGIRRRGGAPCGSSGGRRRAGDRDAALRTVMTGASPGGPWRTVVVDDEPLARQTLRLLLAREADFAIVAECGHGADAIDAIRRECPDVLFLDVQMPEVDGFEVLRRLEPGTVPAVIFVTAFDRYALQAFEQHALDYLLKPFSDERFAIVLERTRVRLRERTFASMVGRLSALLSATEAQERRQLVVRDGGRTVVIPHDEILWIEAEDYCARIHLRERTFLVRDSLRALGNSLDRSGFVRVHRSAIANVACIREIEPLASGDQRLTLSDGTVLKVSRTYRAYVVNAVGKRSRA, from the coding sequence ATGGACGCGGATCGACGTCGAGGACACCGGCGTCGGGCTGCCGCCGGGATGGAGCCTGCACGACGCGACCGGTACCGGTCTTCGCAACTTGGCGTCGCGCCTCGCCGCGGAATTCGGCGACGCGGCGGCGCTCCATGTGGGTCCTCGGGAGGAAGGCGGCGTGCGGGCGACCGTGACGCTGCCCTACGTACCGTCATGACTGGCGCCTCGCCCGGGGGCCCGTGGCGGACGGTCGTCGTGGACGACGAGCCGCTGGCGCGGCAGACGCTGCGGCTGCTCCTCGCGCGCGAGGCGGACTTCGCGATCGTCGCCGAGTGCGGCCACGGTGCGGACGCCATCGACGCGATCCGGCGCGAGTGCCCCGACGTGCTGTTCCTGGATGTGCAGATGCCGGAGGTCGACGGTTTCGAGGTGCTGCGCCGTCTCGAGCCTGGCACGGTGCCAGCGGTCATCTTCGTAACGGCGTTCGATCGGTACGCGCTGCAAGCGTTCGAGCAGCACGCGCTCGATTACCTGCTGAAGCCGTTCTCGGACGAGCGGTTCGCCATCGTCCTCGAGCGAACGCGCGTGCGCCTGCGCGAGCGCACCTTCGCATCGATGGTCGGACGGCTGTCAGCTCTCCTATCGGCGACGGAGGCGCAGGAGCGCCGCCAGCTCGTGGTCCGCGATGGCGGCCGTACCGTCGTCATCCCGCACGATGAGATCCTCTGGATCGAGGCGGAGGACTACTGCGCGCGGATCCACCTGCGCGAACGCACGTTCCTCGTCCGCGACTCGCTGCGCGCGCTGGGAAACTCGCTGGACCGCAGCGGGTTCGTGCGGGTGCACCGCTCCGCGATCGCGAATGTCGCGTGCATCCGCGAAATCGAGCCGCTGGCCTCCGGCGATCAGCGCCTCACGCTCAGCGACGGCACGGTGCTGAAGGTCAGCCGCACCTACCGCGCCTACGTGGTCAATGCCGTGGGGAAGCGGTCGAGGGCCTGA